A single region of the Lycium barbarum isolate Lr01 chromosome 2, ASM1917538v2, whole genome shotgun sequence genome encodes:
- the LOC132628659 gene encoding uncharacterized protein LOC132628659, with translation MLNRHHKFFLIALMEPFQHIRTINHYRRRLGICLANSNCNGKIWYFVADNIDVEVLMDSPQQITLKLFLQDLNQYLLTTLVYAKCSASERLELWEDIYHLSNTLSCSWLIGRDFNVVLNNEKKIGGNPIQPQDIEDFAFCINSCDLEKMKHVFFERLDRMLVNSLLLDNFGNIEVEYLARPGSDHAPLLCTYGDKHQNQKAQAETKRYLHYEEEYWRNKSGLDWFVDGDKNTRFFHNLVKGRRKKLQIKRIQNSDGSWIEDDDQMADETVHFYSQ, from the exons ATGTTAAACAGACATCACAAATTCTTTTTGATTGCTCTCATGGAACCATTTCAACATATCAGAACAATAAACCATTATAGGAGGAGGTTGGGCATATGCTTAGCTAATTCCAACTGTAATGGTAAAATCTGGTACTTTGTGGCTGATAATATAGATGTAGAAGTTCTGATGGATTCCCCTCAGCAGATTACTTTGAAGCTATTTTTACAAGATTTGAATCAGTATCTTCTTACTACTTTAGTATATGCTAAATGTAGTGCTTCTGAAAGGCTAGAGTTGTGGGAGGATATCTATCATCTTTCCAATACCTTATCTTGTTCCTGGTTAATAGGAAGAGACTTCAATGTGGTTCTGAATAATGAAAAAAAGAtagggggtaatcctattcaaccTCAGGATATAGAAGACTTTGCTTTTTGCATAAACTCCTGTGATCTTGAAAAG ATGAAGCATGTATTTTTTGAGAGATTGGATAGGATGTTGGTGAATTCACTGCTTCTGGACAACTTTGGAAATATTGAAGTGGAATATCTTGCAAGACCTGGATCAGATCATGCTCCACTTCTGTGTACCTATGGTGATAAGCATCAGAATCAG AAAGCTCAGGCTGAGACTAAGAGATATTTGCATTATGAAGAAGAGTACTGGAGAAATAAATCAGGCCTGGATTGGTTTGTAGATGGAGACAAAAATACTAGATTTTTCCACAATCTAGTAAAGGGAAGAAGGAAGAAACTGCagatcaaaagaattcaaaattCAGATGGTTCATGGATTGAGGATGATGACCAAATGGCAGATGAGACTGTGCACTTTTACTCTCAATAA